One part of the Symphalangus syndactylus isolate Jambi chromosome 1, NHGRI_mSymSyn1-v2.1_pri, whole genome shotgun sequence genome encodes these proteins:
- the LOC129490898 gene encoding small ribosomal subunit protein bS16m-like, whose protein sequence is MVHLTTLLCKAYRGGHLTIRLALGGCTNRPFYRIVAAHKCSRYGRFVEQLGSYDPLPNSHGEKLVALNLDRIRHWIGCSAHLSKPMEKLLGLAGFFPLHPMMITNAERLQRKRACEVLLASQKTDAEATDTEATET, encoded by the coding sequence ATGGTGCACCTCACTACTCTCCTCTGCAAGGCCTATCGTGGGGGCCACTTAACTATCCGCCTTGCCCTGGGTGGCTGCACCAACCGGCCCTTCTACCGCATTGTGGCTGCTCACAAGTGTTCCAGGTATGGCCGTTTCGTAGAGCAGCTGGGCTCCTATGATCCATTGCCCAACAGTCATGGAGAAAAACTCGTTGCCCTCAACCTAGACAGGATCCGTCATTGGATTGGCTGCAGCGCCCATCTCTCTAAGCCTATGGAAAAGCTTCTGGGTCTTGCTGGCTTTTTCCCTCTGCATCCTATGATGAtcacaaatgctgagagactgCAAAGGAAACGGGCATGTGAAGTCCTGTTAGCTTCTCAGAAAACAGATGCAGAAGCTACAGATACAGAGGCTACAGAAACATAA